One Erythrobacter sp. SDW2 genomic region harbors:
- a CDS encoding cyclase family protein: MTRFIDLSIPITNDVTSDPEVMRPKVTYMTHEDTWQQIAMFFPGLEKEDLPDGEGWAVEMLELSTHNGTHMDAPWHYHSTTESGAAPAPSIDEAPLDRFFRPGVKLDFSHLPHGHVVSAAEVEQAFDKIDYDLQPLDIVLVQSGAVYGTENFTDQGVGLGAEATLWLTERGVEVVGTDAWSWDAPFSHTARRWAETRDPAIIWEGHKAGRIRPYYQIEKLTNLAALPTHGFTFSCFPVKIERASAGWIRAVALVED; the protein is encoded by the coding sequence ATGACCCGCTTCATCGATCTGTCGATCCCGATCACCAACGATGTCACTTCCGATCCGGAAGTGATGCGCCCCAAGGTCACCTACATGACCCATGAGGACACCTGGCAGCAGATCGCCATGTTCTTTCCGGGTCTGGAGAAAGAGGACCTGCCCGATGGGGAAGGCTGGGCGGTCGAGATGCTGGAACTCAGCACTCACAACGGCACCCATATGGACGCGCCGTGGCATTATCATTCGACCACTGAAAGCGGTGCCGCTCCCGCCCCCAGCATCGACGAAGCACCGCTTGACCGGTTCTTTCGCCCGGGGGTCAAACTGGACTTCAGCCACCTGCCGCATGGCCATGTGGTCAGCGCAGCCGAGGTCGAGCAGGCGTTCGACAAGATCGACTATGATTTGCAGCCGCTCGATATCGTGCTGGTCCAGTCCGGCGCAGTTTATGGCACCGAGAACTTTACCGATCAGGGTGTGGGGCTTGGCGCAGAGGCAACGCTGTGGCTGACCGAACGCGGGGTCGAGGTCGTCGGGACCGATGCGTGGAGCTGGGATGCGCCATTCAGCCACACCGCTCGCCGCTGGGCCGAGACACGCGATCCGGCGATCATCTGGGAAGGCCACAAGGCCGGCCGCATCCGGCCCTATTACCAGATCGAGAAGCTGACCAACCTGGCCGCCCTGCCCACCCACGGCTTCACCTTCAGCTGCTTCCCGGTGAAGATCGAGCGCGCCAGCGCCGGATGGATCAGGGCCGTGGCGCTGGTGGAGGATTGA
- a CDS encoding GNAT family N-acetyltransferase: MRVDPASLEDPAVRQMVEYHQRDAQSLSPPGTSFALDVSGLAGPSITLLGAWENETLIAIGALKRLSGTHAELKSMRTHPDHLGKGAAKAILNALTEIARSEGMLRLSLETGTGEAFAPAKALYSGFGFAPGEAFSDYVNGAHNQCWHMAL; encoded by the coding sequence ATGCGCGTAGACCCCGCCAGCTTGGAAGACCCTGCCGTCCGCCAGATGGTCGAATATCACCAACGCGATGCGCAGTCCTTGTCCCCACCCGGCACCAGCTTCGCGCTCGATGTTTCGGGATTGGCAGGGCCGTCGATCACTCTGCTTGGCGCTTGGGAGAACGAGACACTGATCGCAATCGGCGCGCTCAAGCGCCTGTCGGGGACCCACGCCGAATTGAAATCCATGCGCACTCACCCCGACCATCTCGGCAAGGGCGCAGCCAAGGCAATCCTGAACGCGCTGACCGAAATCGCGCGTTCAGAAGGTATGCTGCGGTTGAGCCTGGAAACCGGAACGGGCGAAGCGTTCGCACCGGCGAAGGCACTCTACAGCGGCTTCGGATTTGCGCCGGGGGAGGCCTTTTCGGACTACGTCAACGGGGCGCACAACCAGTGCTGGCACATGGCGCTCTAG
- a CDS encoding tRNA-binding protein, translating into MHLRHDPDAPAAAQIAFDDFLKVDIRIGTIVAAEEFPEARKPSYRLRIDFGPVIGEKKSCAQIAANYHLDDLVGRQVAAVVNFPPRQIGPAMSEVLTLGFADEAGEVVLFAPDVKVPDGSRLF; encoded by the coding sequence ATGCATCTCCGCCACGATCCCGATGCTCCGGCCGCTGCACAAATCGCCTTCGACGATTTCCTCAAGGTCGATATCCGCATCGGGACCATCGTGGCAGCAGAGGAATTCCCCGAAGCGCGCAAGCCGAGTTACCGCCTGCGGATCGATTTCGGCCCGGTGATCGGCGAGAAGAAGAGCTGCGCGCAGATTGCGGCCAATTATCACCTCGACGATCTGGTCGGGCGGCAGGTCGCGGCGGTGGTCAATTTCCCGCCGCGCCAGATCGGCCCGGCGATGTCCGAAGTGTTGACGCTAGGCTTCGCCGACGAGGCAGGCGAGGTCGTGTTATTCGCGCCCGACGTGAAGGTGCCCGACGGTTCGCGCCTTTTCTAG
- a CDS encoding acetyl/propionyl/methylcrotonyl-CoA carboxylase subunit alpha, translated as MFKKILIANRGEIACRVIKTARRMGIQTVAVYSDADARAPFVRMADEAVHIGPAPAAESYLVADKIIAACKQTGAEAVHPGYGFLSERTSFAEALAKENIAFIGPPVGAIAAMGDKIESKKLAREAGVNVVPGFVGEIEDTDHAVRISEEIGYPVMMKASAGGGGKGMRLAYNDADVREGFESVKREGLNSFGDDRVFIEKFILNPRHIEIQILGDQHGNILYLNERECSIQRRHQKVVEEAPSPFVTPRMRKAMGEQCVALARAVGYYSAGTVELIVSGADPTGESFYFLEMNTRLQVEHPVTEAITGIDLVEQMIRVAAGEKLAMTQDEIGIDGWAIENRVYAEDPYRGFLPSTGRLVRYQPPLQGWTDDGSANGRRGVGGVRIDDGVYEGGEVSMYYDPMIAKLITWGETRDEAADLQIQALDAFRIEGLGHNVDFLSALMQHPRFRSGELTTGFIAEEYPEGFNGAAASDDLLRALAAIGGVIATADADRARRIDQQLDGNMLPPGDWTVRIGERDYIVSLEEEAITVDGDAVALEMEYTPGEAMVDVEWGGDEEVAGEALTLQLRPTRTGFAITTRGATHQLRILPTRIAHLADHMIEKIPPDLSKLLICPMPGLLVKLHVGEGEEVQPGQPLATVEAMKMENILRAEKQAVVSKINAAEGDSLAVDAVILELE; from the coding sequence ATGTTCAAGAAAATCCTGATTGCTAACCGCGGCGAGATTGCCTGCCGCGTCATCAAGACCGCCCGCCGCATGGGTATCCAAACAGTTGCGGTCTATTCGGACGCCGATGCGCGCGCTCCCTTCGTGCGCATGGCGGACGAGGCGGTTCATATCGGGCCTGCGCCTGCGGCCGAGAGCTACCTGGTCGCCGACAAGATCATCGCCGCGTGCAAGCAAACGGGAGCCGAAGCGGTCCATCCGGGTTATGGCTTCCTCTCCGAGCGCACCAGTTTCGCCGAAGCGCTGGCGAAGGAGAACATCGCCTTCATCGGCCCGCCGGTCGGCGCGATTGCGGCGATGGGCGACAAGATCGAGTCCAAGAAACTGGCCAGGGAAGCGGGGGTCAATGTGGTCCCCGGTTTCGTCGGCGAGATCGAGGATACCGACCACGCGGTCCGGATTTCCGAGGAAATCGGCTACCCCGTGATGATGAAGGCCAGCGCCGGCGGCGGGGGCAAGGGCATGCGTCTGGCCTACAACGACGCCGATGTCCGCGAAGGCTTCGAGAGCGTGAAGCGAGAAGGGCTCAACAGCTTCGGCGACGACCGCGTCTTCATCGAGAAGTTCATCCTGAATCCGCGCCACATCGAGATCCAGATCCTCGGCGACCAGCACGGCAACATCCTCTACCTCAACGAGCGCGAATGCAGCATCCAGCGGCGCCACCAGAAGGTGGTCGAGGAAGCGCCGTCGCCCTTCGTCACGCCCAGGATGCGTAAGGCGATGGGCGAGCAATGCGTCGCGCTGGCGCGCGCCGTCGGGTACTATAGCGCAGGCACGGTCGAACTGATCGTCAGCGGCGCGGACCCGACCGGCGAAAGCTTCTACTTCCTCGAGATGAACACCCGCCTGCAGGTGGAACATCCGGTTACCGAGGCGATCACCGGCATCGATCTGGTCGAGCAGATGATCCGCGTGGCTGCCGGCGAGAAATTGGCGATGACGCAGGACGAAATTGGCATTGATGGCTGGGCAATCGAGAACCGCGTCTATGCCGAGGACCCCTATCGCGGGTTCCTGCCCAGCACCGGGCGGCTTGTTCGCTATCAGCCGCCGCTCCAGGGCTGGACCGATGATGGCAGCGCCAATGGCCGGCGCGGCGTTGGCGGAGTGCGGATCGACGACGGCGTCTATGAAGGCGGCGAGGTCTCGATGTACTACGACCCGATGATCGCCAAGCTGATCACCTGGGGCGAAACCCGCGACGAGGCGGCCGACTTGCAGATCCAGGCGCTCGATGCCTTCCGCATCGAAGGGCTGGGGCACAATGTCGATTTCCTCAGCGCGCTGATGCAGCACCCGCGTTTCCGATCGGGCGAACTGACCACCGGCTTCATCGCCGAGGAATATCCGGAAGGGTTCAACGGTGCGGCGGCTTCGGATGACTTGCTCCGCGCACTTGCTGCCATTGGCGGTGTAATTGCCACCGCGGATGCGGACCGGGCGCGGCGGATCGACCAGCAGCTCGACGGGAACATGCTGCCGCCGGGGGACTGGACTGTCCGCATCGGCGAGCGTGACTATATCGTGAGTCTCGAGGAAGAGGCGATCACGGTCGATGGCGATGCTGTAGCGCTGGAGATGGAATACACGCCCGGCGAGGCGATGGTCGATGTCGAATGGGGCGGCGATGAAGAGGTGGCAGGCGAGGCACTGACCTTGCAGCTGAGGCCCACCCGCACCGGCTTTGCCATCACCACGCGCGGTGCGACCCACCAGCTGCGCATCCTGCCGACCCGCATCGCACATCTGGCGGACCACATGATCGAGAAGATCCCGCCCGATCTCTCCAAGCTGCTGATCTGCCCGATGCCTGGCCTGCTGGTGAAGCTGCACGTTGGCGAGGGCGAGGAAGTCCAGCCCGGCCAGCCGCTTGCCACGGTCGAGGCGATGAAGATGGAGAACATCCTGCGCGCCGAGAAGCAGGCGGTGGTATCCAAAATCAACGCGGCCGAGGGCGACAGCCTGGCGGTCGATGCGGTGATCCTCGAGCTGGAATAA
- a CDS encoding DUF3445 domain-containing protein codes for MTLGFSVRELLPHARNGEKLKIGLRALDEDEWLQPDPDLATRAVAFDARPEAIQLTQEAKAPGAELAAMLGLSGGLAEAARAQHEDMCLLTRQPDEDIYRLIGAAVAYPTDWRVEQKMGLPLAMMHAPIHGYAEQLATGVDRFMAKLKPGALYGRSNWFVVDSGALCHLPGERELFAGVTAENAGDRLFARCERQTLRRLPQTGAILFTIGVYVEPLGSLPADSIHWLAEAVQAIPSGERERRGIGAYLPALLGYADGRREESEG; via the coding sequence ATGACCCTCGGCTTCTCCGTCCGCGAATTGCTCCCGCACGCGCGCAATGGCGAGAAGCTCAAGATCGGCCTGCGCGCGCTGGACGAGGATGAATGGCTCCAGCCTGATCCTGATCTCGCCACTCGCGCAGTAGCCTTTGATGCCCGACCGGAAGCCATCCAGCTGACCCAAGAGGCCAAAGCTCCCGGTGCCGAACTCGCCGCCATGCTTGGCCTTTCCGGCGGCCTGGCCGAGGCGGCCCGCGCGCAACACGAGGACATGTGCCTCCTCACCCGACAGCCCGATGAGGACATCTACCGCCTGATCGGTGCCGCGGTGGCGTACCCGACCGACTGGCGGGTCGAGCAGAAGATGGGCCTGCCGCTCGCGATGATGCATGCCCCGATCCATGGCTATGCCGAACAGCTGGCCACCGGGGTGGACCGCTTCATGGCCAAGCTCAAGCCCGGCGCGCTGTATGGCCGCAGCAACTGGTTCGTCGTCGACAGCGGTGCCCTGTGCCACCTGCCAGGCGAGCGCGAGTTGTTCGCGGGTGTCACCGCCGAGAACGCCGGGGACCGCCTCTTCGCCCGTTGCGAACGCCAGACCCTGCGCCGGCTGCCGCAGACGGGCGCGATCCTCTTCACCATCGGCGTCTATGTGGAGCCGCTTGGATCGTTGCCGGCGGACTCGATCCACTGGCTGGCCGAAGCCGTCCAGGCCATTCCCTCCGGCGAGCGCGAACGACGCGGGATAGGGGCTTACCTTCCGGCGCTGTTGGGCTATGCGGATGGGCGAAGAGAGGAATCCGAGGGCTGA
- the bioB gene encoding biotin synthase BioB, translated as MTPIRTDWTREEIAALFDLPFTELLFQAATVHRAFHPPEQVQLCTLLSIKTGGCPEDCGYCSQSVHADSGVEATKLMDVQAVLQRAAQAKDAGSQRFCMGAAWRNPKDRDMPAIVEIVKGVREMGLETCMTLGMLTPQQAGMLAEAGLDYYNHNIDSSPEYYERIISTRSMQERLDTLDHVRGAGINVCSGGIIGMGETREDRVGFVHTLATLPQHPESVPVNALVPIKGTVLGNILADTPLAKIDDIEFVRTVAVSRICMPKSMVRLSAGRESMSEATQALCFLAGANSIFTGDKLLTAPNAGDDSDAALFAKLGLTALKGEEPMRAERQAVPAE; from the coding sequence ATGACCCCCATCCGCACCGACTGGACCCGCGAGGAAATCGCGGCCCTCTTCGACCTCCCGTTCACCGAGCTGCTGTTCCAGGCCGCCACGGTCCACCGCGCTTTCCATCCGCCCGAGCAGGTGCAGCTCTGTACGCTGCTGTCGATCAAAACCGGCGGGTGTCCGGAGGATTGCGGCTATTGCTCGCAGTCGGTCCATGCCGATTCCGGCGTCGAGGCGACCAAGCTGATGGACGTGCAAGCCGTGCTCCAGCGAGCGGCGCAGGCCAAGGATGCGGGCAGCCAGCGCTTCTGCATGGGCGCGGCGTGGCGCAATCCCAAGGACCGCGACATGCCCGCGATTGTCGAGATCGTGAAGGGCGTGCGCGAGATGGGGCTGGAAACTTGCATGACCTTGGGCATGCTGACGCCGCAGCAGGCGGGCATGCTCGCCGAGGCGGGGCTCGACTACTACAACCACAATATCGACAGCAGCCCGGAGTATTACGAGCGGATCATCTCGACGCGTTCGATGCAGGAACGGCTCGATACGCTCGACCACGTGCGCGGCGCGGGGATCAACGTGTGCAGCGGCGGCATCATCGGCATGGGCGAGACCCGCGAGGATCGCGTCGGCTTCGTCCACACGCTCGCCACCTTGCCGCAGCATCCCGAAAGCGTGCCGGTCAACGCGCTGGTGCCGATCAAGGGCACGGTGCTGGGCAATATATTGGCCGACACGCCGCTGGCGAAGATCGACGATATCGAATTCGTCCGCACCGTCGCAGTGTCGCGCATCTGTATGCCCAAGAGCATGGTCCGCCTCAGCGCCGGGCGTGAGAGCATGAGCGAGGCGACACAGGCGCTGTGCTTCCTTGCGGGCGCGAACTCGATCTTCACCGGCGACAAGTTGCTGACCGCGCCCAATGCCGGTGACGACAGCGACGCCGCGCTCTTCGCCAAGCTGGGGCTGACGGCGCTGAAAGGCGAGGAGCCGATGCGTGCCGAACGGCAAGCGGTACCGGCGGAGTGA
- a CDS encoding HNH endonuclease signature motif containing protein, protein MSFVRNLRDLERNAYYLAEIIESDNDLSSDAALLIRKGRAFFPFQFQGKLAFCPSKFVGYRNNDLLKHLDIRGSRDGKDTNREINRIIGSGYVEDAALHVELEAYARRIGVTLENHKHRFWITESAKRAAANGQSAIDDLPDDNLGSERPARRKSSGTYFIRNENVRNAVRHRANGRCEYCGKRGFETEGRGRYVEAHHIISLSKQGPDTLKNVIALCPNHHREAHFGSNRIKLEREFQKILQGL, encoded by the coding sequence GTGAGCTTTGTTCGCAACCTTCGCGACTTGGAGCGCAATGCCTACTATCTTGCTGAGATCATTGAGTCTGACAATGACCTGAGTTCGGACGCAGCGCTTCTCATTCGAAAGGGAAGGGCTTTCTTCCCTTTTCAGTTTCAGGGCAAACTGGCATTTTGTCCCTCAAAATTTGTTGGATATCGAAACAACGATCTTTTGAAGCATTTGGACATTCGCGGTTCGCGTGACGGGAAAGACACCAATCGCGAGATCAATAGAATTATCGGGTCAGGCTATGTGGAGGATGCAGCTCTGCATGTTGAGCTAGAAGCCTATGCTCGCCGAATTGGTGTAACACTTGAAAATCACAAGCATCGCTTCTGGATAACTGAATCAGCGAAAAGGGCAGCTGCGAATGGACAATCGGCAATCGATGACCTGCCGGACGACAATCTCGGATCTGAGCGTCCGGCGCGCCGAAAATCATCCGGAACATACTTCATTCGCAATGAGAATGTTAGGAACGCGGTCCGCCATCGGGCTAACGGCAGGTGCGAGTACTGTGGCAAGCGCGGTTTCGAAACTGAGGGTAGAGGTCGATATGTCGAGGCACACCATATCATTAGCCTTTCCAAGCAGGGGCCAGACACCCTGAAAAACGTTATCGCGCTGTGCCCAAACCATCATCGGGAGGCGCACTTTGGCTCAAACAGAATTAAGCTGGAAAGAGAGTTTCAAAAAATTCTCCAAGGCTTGTAG
- the scpA gene encoding methylmalonyl-CoA mutase produces MSDKPTPADWKSLADKEVKGRDLDWHTPEGFTIKPLYTAEDTADIDPGLPGFAPFTRGVKASMYAGRPWTIRQYAGFSTAEESNAFYRRNLAAGQKGLSVAFDLATHRGYDSDHPRVVGDVGKAGVAIDTVRDMEILFDGIPLDQMSVSMTMNGAVIPVLAFFIVAAERQGVSQDKLDGTIQNDILKEFMVRNTYIYPPEPSMRIVSDIIAYTSANMPKFNSISISGYHMHEAGATAVQELAFTIADGKEYVTRAMASGLDIDAFAGRLSFFFGIGMNFFMEIAKLRAARTLWWRVMDGLGAKSERSKMLRTHCQTSGVSLQEQDPYNNVIRTTVEALAATLGGTQSLHTNALDEAIALPTDFSARIARNTQLVLQEESGICHVVDPLGGSYYIEALTKQLVNDAWTLIEEVEAAGGMTAYVATGAPKAAIETAAAQKQTGIDRGETVIVGVNKYRRETEDAMDTLEVDNHKVRQGQIARLKAVRDVRDEAACRAALKALSEGAAGGANVLALAVEAARHDATLGEISAAMEEVFGRHDATPKPVRGVYKSAYEFDRRWQQVLDGVKAVERRLGRKPKIMVAKMGQDGHDRGANVIASAFTDMGFDVISGPLFQTPQETMEMALEHGVDAIGASSLAAGHKTLIPELINLLREAGRSDIKVVAGGVIPPQDYDFLREAGVQGIYGPGSNVVECGADILRLLGHNMPPAGDELDEAAE; encoded by the coding sequence ATGAGTGACAAGCCGACCCCCGCCGACTGGAAGTCCCTTGCCGACAAGGAAGTGAAGGGCCGCGATCTCGACTGGCACACGCCGGAAGGCTTCACCATCAAGCCGCTCTATACGGCAGAGGATACGGCGGATATCGACCCCGGCCTGCCCGGTTTCGCTCCGTTCACGCGGGGGGTGAAGGCCAGCATGTACGCCGGCCGCCCGTGGACGATCCGGCAATATGCGGGCTTCTCCACTGCCGAGGAATCGAACGCTTTCTACCGCCGCAACCTCGCCGCCGGGCAGAAGGGGCTGTCGGTCGCCTTCGACCTCGCCACCCACCGCGGCTATGACTCCGACCACCCCCGCGTCGTCGGCGATGTCGGCAAGGCCGGCGTCGCGATCGACACCGTGCGCGACATGGAAATCCTGTTCGACGGCATCCCGCTCGATCAGATGTCGGTCAGCATGACCATGAACGGCGCGGTGATCCCGGTGCTGGCCTTCTTCATCGTCGCGGCGGAGCGCCAGGGGGTCAGCCAGGACAAGCTCGACGGGACCATCCAGAACGACATCCTCAAGGAGTTCATGGTCCGCAACACCTATATCTACCCGCCTGAGCCGAGCATGCGGATCGTCAGCGATATCATCGCCTATACCTCGGCCAACATGCCGAAATTCAACAGCATTTCGATCAGCGGCTATCATATGCACGAGGCCGGGGCGACGGCGGTGCAGGAACTCGCTTTCACCATCGCCGACGGCAAGGAGTATGTCACGCGAGCGATGGCCAGCGGGCTCGATATCGATGCCTTCGCCGGGCGATTGAGCTTCTTCTTCGGCATCGGCATGAACTTCTTCATGGAGATCGCCAAGCTGCGCGCGGCGCGCACACTGTGGTGGCGGGTCATGGACGGGCTGGGGGCCAAGTCCGAACGCAGCAAGATGCTGCGCACACACTGCCAGACTTCGGGTGTGAGCCTGCAGGAGCAGGACCCCTACAACAACGTCATCCGCACCACGGTGGAGGCGTTGGCCGCCACGCTGGGCGGCACCCAGTCGCTCCACACCAACGCGCTCGACGAAGCCATTGCCTTGCCGACCGATTTCTCCGCCCGCATCGCCCGCAACACCCAGCTTGTGTTGCAGGAGGAAAGCGGCATCTGCCACGTGGTCGATCCGCTCGGCGGCTCCTATTACATCGAGGCGCTGACCAAGCAGCTGGTGAACGATGCCTGGACGCTGATAGAGGAAGTCGAGGCGGCCGGCGGGATGACGGCCTATGTCGCCACCGGCGCGCCCAAGGCCGCGATCGAGACCGCCGCCGCGCAGAAGCAGACCGGGATCGACCGGGGCGAGACGGTGATCGTCGGGGTCAACAAGTATCGCCGCGAAACCGAAGACGCGATGGATACGTTGGAGGTGGACAACCACAAGGTCCGGCAGGGCCAGATCGCGCGGCTCAAGGCGGTGCGCGATGTGCGCGACGAGGCGGCGTGCCGGGCAGCGCTCAAGGCACTCAGCGAAGGCGCGGCGGGCGGGGCCAATGTTCTCGCGCTCGCTGTGGAAGCCGCCCGTCACGATGCAACGCTGGGCGAGATTTCGGCGGCGATGGAGGAAGTCTTCGGCCGCCACGATGCGACCCCCAAGCCGGTGCGCGGGGTCTACAAGTCGGCCTACGAATTCGACCGCCGCTGGCAGCAGGTGCTGGACGGGGTGAAGGCGGTCGAACGCCGCCTCGGCCGCAAGCCGAAGATCATGGTCGCCAAGATGGGCCAGGACGGCCACGACCGCGGTGCCAATGTCATCGCCAGCGCCTTCACCGACATGGGCTTCGACGTGATCTCCGGCCCGCTGTTCCAGACGCCGCAAGAGACGATGGAAATGGCGCTCGAGCACGGCGTCGATGCCATCGGTGCGAGCTCGCTTGCCGCCGGGCACAAGACGTTGATCCCCGAACTGATCAACCTGCTGCGCGAGGCCGGCCGGAGCGACATCAAGGTCGTCGCCGGCGGCGTGATCCCGCCGCAGGACTACGACTTCCTGCGCGAGGCGGGAGTGCAGGGCATCTACGGCCCGGGCAGCAATGTAGTCGAATGCGGCGCGGATATCCTGCGGCTGCTGGGCCACAATATGCCGCCAGCGGGGGATGAGCTGGACGAGGCGGCGGAGTGA
- a CDS encoding glutathione S-transferase family protein produces the protein MLFYDSPNPAPNPRRVRIFAAEKGIDLPSREISILAREQKSEEFLRINPRGQTPALETDDGEVITESVAICRYLEALHPEPPLFGSTPLEIAHIEQWSRRVEMILMPPVGAVWVHTHAFTARLPGRNTEWGETNRARVEEAFRFFDQSLEGGEFLATDGYTMADILLLTTMDFAGFVGCGAPQDCAALLAWHERVSARPSAAA, from the coding sequence ATGCTGTTCTACGACAGCCCGAACCCGGCGCCCAACCCGCGCCGGGTGCGCATCTTTGCGGCCGAAAAGGGCATCGACCTGCCAAGCCGCGAAATCTCGATCCTGGCGCGCGAGCAGAAGTCGGAGGAGTTCCTGCGGATCAACCCCCGTGGGCAGACCCCGGCGCTGGAAACCGACGATGGCGAGGTGATCACCGAGAGTGTGGCGATCTGCCGCTATCTCGAGGCGCTCCACCCCGAACCGCCGCTGTTCGGCAGCACGCCGCTGGAGATTGCCCATATCGAGCAGTGGAGCCGAAGGGTCGAGATGATTCTGATGCCGCCGGTCGGGGCCGTCTGGGTCCACACCCACGCCTTCACCGCGCGCCTCCCCGGCCGCAATACCGAATGGGGCGAGACCAATCGCGCGCGCGTGGAGGAAGCGTTTCGGTTCTTCGACCAGTCGCTTGAGGGGGGTGAATTCCTCGCTACCGACGGCTATACCATGGCCGATATCCTCCTGCTCACGACGATGGATTTTGCCGGTTTCGTGGGTTGCGGAGCGCCGCAAGATTGTGCAGCGCTGCTGGCATGGCACGAACGCGTAAGCGCGCGGCCCAGCGCCGCCGCTTGA
- a CDS encoding enoyl-CoA hydratase-related protein translates to MSYETITVERDGPLLTITLNRPERLNAMGPDMADELGGAFYDLGNARAVLITGAGKGFCSGADLAARGERSALQAKGGSHRALQNHYNPAVTQVLRAKVPVICAVNGPAAGVGCSLALAADFTIAGKSAYFLQAFVNIGLVPDGGSTWLLARAIGRARATRMMMLGEKIGAQQAEEWGLIYKAVDDDALMAEAKALAEKLANGPTVSYATMKRNIALAMDGTLSDVLLAEAEGQQIAGASADAMEGGMAFLQKRKAEFKGK, encoded by the coding sequence ATGTCCTACGAAACCATCACCGTCGAGCGCGACGGCCCGCTGCTGACCATCACCCTCAACCGGCCCGAGCGCCTCAACGCCATGGGTCCGGACATGGCCGACGAGCTGGGCGGGGCATTCTATGACCTGGGCAATGCGCGGGCGGTGCTGATCACCGGGGCGGGGAAGGGCTTCTGCTCGGGCGCGGACCTTGCGGCGCGCGGCGAGCGCAGTGCGCTGCAGGCCAAGGGCGGCAGCCACCGCGCCTTGCAGAACCACTACAATCCGGCGGTGACGCAGGTGCTGCGGGCCAAGGTGCCGGTGATCTGTGCTGTCAACGGCCCGGCGGCAGGTGTCGGCTGCTCGCTGGCGCTGGCGGCGGACTTCACCATCGCGGGCAAGAGCGCCTATTTCCTCCAGGCCTTCGTCAATATAGGCCTCGTGCCCGACGGCGGCTCGACCTGGCTGCTCGCCCGCGCGATCGGCCGCGCCCGTGCCACCCGCATGATGATGCTGGGCGAGAAGATCGGGGCGCAGCAGGCCGAGGAATGGGGCCTGATCTACAAGGCGGTCGATGATGACGCGCTGATGGCGGAGGCGAAGGCGCTGGCAGAGAAGCTCGCCAATGGCCCGACCGTTTCCTACGCCACCATGAAGCGCAACATCGCGCTGGCGATGGACGGCACCCTGTCCGACGTTCTCCTGGCCGAGGCCGAAGGACAGCAGATCGCCGGGGCCAGCGCCGATGCGATGGAAGGCGGCATGGCCTTCCTCCAGAAGCGCAAGGCCGAGTTCAAGGGGAAGTAG
- the mce gene encoding methylmalonyl-CoA epimerase, whose protein sequence is MKLGRLNHIGVATPSIADSIAHYRDVMGATDISEPFDMPEQGVKVCFVNTPTSSGMDGTQIELIEPLDENSTIMGFLAKNPLGGQHHVCFEVPDIEIAREAFEDMGKRILGPTRIGAHGTPIFFLHPKDMQGMLTEIMETPKEGGHWSN, encoded by the coding sequence ATGAAACTCGGCCGTCTCAACCATATCGGCGTCGCGACACCCTCGATCGCGGACTCCATTGCGCATTATCGCGATGTGATGGGCGCGACCGATATCTCCGAGCCGTTCGACATGCCCGAGCAGGGGGTGAAGGTCTGCTTCGTCAATACGCCCACCTCATCCGGCATGGACGGCACCCAGATCGAACTGATCGAGCCGCTGGACGAGAATTCGACAATCATGGGCTTCCTCGCCAAGAACCCGCTCGGCGGGCAGCACCATGTCTGTTTTGAAGTGCCCGATATCGAGATCGCCCGCGAGGCATTCGAGGACATGGGCAAGCGCATCCTCGGCCCGACCCGCATCGGCGCGCACGGCACGCCGATCTTCTTCCTCCATCCCAAGGACATGCAGGGTATGCTGACGGAGATCATGGAGACGCCCAAGGAAGGCGGGCACTGGTCGAATTGA